One Calliopsis andreniformis isolate RMS-2024a chromosome 9, iyCalAndr_principal, whole genome shotgun sequence genomic window carries:
- the LOC143183316 gene encoding uncharacterized protein LOC143183316 has product MMEVKKTRKGVRHTRRVSKPQMSSVPAIGLITENVLVPIRKSICIKKIGASRSNPSELKTERIKPQKCNENVMTPLLKQPSHFQEKKCTSKLQYSKQGKKLCESEKGKLSKKTSRLINKSSTFPFLSRFQKFVQRTEEKKENENLPFPSPAPNSHVSSLKPEAVTINKTSIESNTKNKKCDKKIDKKSTKKINHTISVISERKNSYKNEDDIISLASLRSLTDLQNFDWSSTDTVTTICDKDMRHLLRNNVPSIPIVLTVATTSTAVTTSSTKTDAYCCTGPSIVYCDPSLTKFDVTMTQTISNNRKHREELQFPVKWSESDISEPVQFTVFDLSTSDKLLGTSETNTIFGDNRNDVWPSKDIRYSWEDTDRSILLSLAKNPSRSYDKTEPVKNEYPCRIKYSWQVLGRGSQTSRTLLDSLTRENLEDESVHDCSIKYSWQIIGIATQTSKRDFSVSECRSLVSVLSPRANMIHQEVKENNTLPCTIWRNGKKFFVLNNQCTQTFAHKESQTNCIEIHVKSH; this is encoded by the exons ATGATGGAGGTTAAAAAGACAAGGAAAGGTGTTCGCCACACGCGGCGAGTATCGAAGCCACAGATGTCATCCGTACCAGCTATAGGATTAATTACTGAAAACGTCTTGGTACCAATAAGGAAATCtatttgtattaaaaaaatCGGAGCTTCACGTAGCAATCCTTCTGAACTAAAAACCGAACGCATCAAACCACAGAAATGCAACGAAAACGTAATGACACCGTTATTAAAACAACCTTCACACTTCCAAGAAAAGAAATGTACAAGCAAGCTACAGTATTCCAAACAG GGTAAGAAGTTGTGTGAGTCCGAGAAAGGAAAGCTCTCGAAAAAAACGTCTCGTTTAATAAACAAAAGTTCAACTTTTCCTTTCCTTAGCCGTTTTCAAAAATTTGTGCAACGAACagaagaaaaaaaggaaaacgaAAATTTACCGTTTCCTTCTCCAGCTCCTAATTCCCACGTTTCATCTCTAAAGCCTGAAGCCGTTACAATAAACAAAACGTCAATCGAATCAAACactaaaaataaaaagtgtGACAAAAAGATTGACAAAAAGTCAACGAAGAAAATTAATCATACAATATCGGTCATTTCAGAAAGAAAAAATAGTTACAAAAATGAAGATGATATTATATCACTAGCGTCGTTACGTTCATTAACGGATTTACAAAACTTTGATTGGTCATCGACAGATACTGTAACAACAATATGTGATAAGGATATGCGACATTTATTAAGAAATAATGTTCCAAGTATTCCCATTGTATTAACAGTTGCAACGACATCGACAGCTGTAACCACGTCGTCGACAAAAACTGACGCGTATTGTTGTACAGGTCCATCCATTGTGTACTGTGATCCTTCATTAACAAAATTCGATGTAACCATGACACAGACTATATCAAATAATAGAAAACATAGAGAGGAATTACAGTTTCCTGTTAAATGGAGCGAATCAGATATTTCTGAACCAGTACAGTTTACTGTGTTCGATCTTTCAACATCGGATAAATTGCTTGGAACAAGTGAAACAAATACAATATTTGGGGATAACCGTAACGATGTCTGGCCATCAAAAGATATTCGATATTCTTGGGAAGATACAGATCGTTCGATTCTGTTATCTCTTGCAAAAAATCCATCACGATCGTATGATAAAACAGAACCggtaaaaaatgaatatccttgtagaataaaatactCATGGCAAGTGCTTGGTAGAGGCTCACAAACATCGCGAACACTTCTCGATAGTCTAACAAGAGAAAATCTTGAGGATGAATCAGTTCATGACTGTAGTATCAAATATTCTTGGCAAATTATTGGGATTGCCACGCAGACTTCTAAACGAGATTTCTCTGTTTCGGAATGTCGATCACTTGTTTCAGTTTTATCTCCAAGAGCGAATATGATCCATCAGGAAGTTAAAGAGAATAATACATTGCCATGTACCATTTGGCGAAATGGTAAAAAATTTTTTGTACTCAATAACCAGTGTACGCAAACGTTTGCTCATAAAGAAAGTCAAACTAATTGTATTGAAATCCATGTGAAATCTCATTAA
- the L(1)10bb gene encoding BUD31-like protein, with protein MPKVRRSKKPPPDGWELIEPTLEELEQKMREAETEPHEGKRKQESLWPIFKIHHQKSRYIYDLYYRRKAISRELYDYCLNENIADKNLIAKWKKVGYENLCCLRCIQTRDTNFGTNCICRVPKGKLEEGRIVECIHCGCRGCSG; from the exons ATGCCTAAAGTACGACGAAGCAAGAAACCTCCTCCAGATGGTTGGGAATTGATCGAGCCAACGTTAGAAGAATTGGAACAAAAAATGCGAGAAG CTGAAACGGAACCTCATGAAGGTAAACGTAAACAGGAGTCTTTGTGGCCAATATTCAAAATCCACCATCAAAAGTcacgatatatttatgatttatattataGACGGAAAGCCATAAGTCGCG AAttatatgattattgcttaaatGAAAATATAGCAGATAAAAACTTAATAGCCAAGTGGAAGAAAGTTGGATATGAGAACTTGTGTTGTTTACGGTGCATACAAACCAGAGATACTAATTTTGGAACAAATTGTATTTGTAGAGTACCTAAGGGTAAATTGGAAGAAGGCAGAATAGTGGAATGTATTCACTGTGGCTGTAGAGGATGTTCTGGATAA